In Nocardioides dokdonensis FR1436, the following are encoded in one genomic region:
- the dapB gene encoding 4-hydroxy-tetrahydrodipicolinate reductase, with amino-acid sequence MLRVGVLGARGKVGREVCRAVAEAPDTELVAEIDVDDDLESLVEAGAQAVVDFTHPDVVMANLEFCVSRGIHAVVGTTGFDDERLATLRGWLAEAPGTGVLIAPNFSVGAVLMMRFAAAAARFYESVEIVELHHPDKADAPSGTARRTAELVAAARREAGCAPVPDATTTALDGARGADVDGIRVHGLRIRGLVAHQEVVLGGVGETLTIRHDSLDRASFTPGVLRALRAIGTRPGLTVGLEELLDLDV; translated from the coding sequence GTGCTCCGGGTGGGAGTGCTGGGGGCGCGCGGCAAGGTGGGCCGCGAGGTCTGCCGGGCCGTGGCCGAGGCACCGGACACCGAGCTGGTCGCCGAGATCGACGTCGACGACGACCTCGAGAGCCTGGTCGAGGCCGGGGCGCAGGCCGTCGTCGACTTCACCCACCCCGACGTGGTGATGGCCAACCTCGAGTTCTGCGTGTCGCGCGGCATCCACGCCGTCGTGGGCACCACCGGCTTCGACGACGAACGGCTGGCCACCCTGCGGGGCTGGCTCGCGGAGGCCCCCGGCACCGGGGTGCTCATCGCGCCCAACTTCTCGGTCGGAGCGGTGCTGATGATGCGCTTCGCCGCCGCTGCCGCACGGTTCTACGAGTCGGTGGAGATCGTCGAGCTGCACCACCCGGACAAGGCCGACGCGCCCTCCGGCACCGCGCGGCGCACGGCCGAGCTGGTCGCGGCCGCGCGCCGCGAGGCCGGCTGCGCGCCGGTGCCCGACGCCACGACCACCGCGCTGGACGGGGCCCGCGGCGCCGACGTCGACGGCATCCGCGTCCACGGGCTGCGCATCCGCGGCCTGGTGGCCCACCAGGAGGTCGTGCTCGGTGGCGTGGGGGAGACGCTCACCATCCGCCACGACAGCCTCGACCGGGCCTCCTTCACCCCGGGCGTGCTGCGGGCCCTGCGGGCCATCGGCACCCGCCCCGGGCTCACCGTCGGCCTCGAGGAGCTGCTCGACCTCGACGTCTGA
- a CDS encoding class I SAM-dependent methyltransferase: MVLQTIPARIRWAVDIMDLQPNDHVLEIGCGPGAGAELICSRVTAGKVFAIDRSESGVDRTKRRCAQYVESGRLTVRQIDLATLRVPVKRLTKVYAFNVNLFWVRDCADEVALLHERLLPGGSVYLFFEATRPEQVPMIVEKASGSLTQGGFRVSVVQRRNPAVVGIIGKRIG, from the coding sequence ATGGTGCTGCAGACGATCCCGGCGCGGATCCGCTGGGCGGTCGACATCATGGACCTCCAGCCGAACGACCACGTGCTCGAGATCGGGTGCGGACCAGGGGCTGGGGCCGAGCTGATCTGCAGCCGGGTCACGGCCGGGAAGGTCTTCGCGATCGACCGCTCGGAGTCCGGTGTCGACCGCACCAAGCGGCGCTGCGCGCAGTACGTCGAGTCCGGTCGGCTGACCGTGCGGCAGATCGACCTGGCCACGCTGCGGGTGCCGGTCAAGCGACTGACGAAGGTCTACGCCTTCAACGTGAACCTCTTCTGGGTGCGCGACTGCGCCGACGAGGTGGCCCTGCTGCACGAGCGGCTGCTGCCCGGCGGGTCGGTCTACCTGTTCTTCGAGGCCACCCGGCCCGAGCAGGTGCCGATGATCGTCGAGAAGGCCTCCGGGTCCCTGACCCAGGGCGGCTTCCGCGTCTCGGTGGTCCAGCGTCGCAACCCGGCCGTGGTCGGCATCATCGGCAAGCGGATCGGCTGA
- a CDS encoding NADPH-dependent F420 reductase: MTTLALIGSGNIGSGVARLAVAAGHDVVLSNSRGPDTLTDLVEELGPRARAATAEEAAGAGDVVVVTVPLGAVPTLPAEPLAGRLVLDTSNYYPERDGNIAELDDRSTTTSAWVQQHLPGARVVKVFNNIFYGHLPVLARPAGSPERSALPIAGDDAQALAEATAFLDTLGYDAVVAGDLAQSWRFEPGTPAYGAVYFDPDADASGARPGQAAGMPAASPTPAADIHRVLDAAVNEGPVGG; this comes from the coding sequence ATGACTACTCTCGCTCTCATCGGCAGCGGCAACATCGGCAGCGGCGTCGCCCGCCTGGCGGTGGCCGCCGGCCACGACGTCGTCCTCAGCAACTCCCGGGGGCCCGACACCCTCACCGATCTCGTCGAGGAGCTCGGACCCCGGGCCCGCGCGGCCACGGCCGAGGAGGCCGCCGGCGCCGGTGACGTCGTCGTGGTGACGGTCCCGCTGGGGGCCGTGCCGACCCTGCCCGCCGAGCCGCTCGCCGGCCGCCTGGTCCTGGACACCAGCAACTACTACCCCGAGCGCGACGGGAACATCGCCGAGCTCGACGACCGCAGCACGACCACGAGCGCGTGGGTGCAGCAGCACCTGCCCGGCGCCCGTGTCGTGAAGGTCTTCAACAACATCTTCTACGGCCACCTGCCGGTGCTGGCGCGACCCGCGGGCTCGCCGGAGCGCTCCGCCCTGCCGATCGCCGGTGACGACGCGCAGGCGCTGGCCGAGGCCACGGCGTTCCTCGACACCCTCGGCTACGACGCGGTGGTCGCGGGCGACCTCGCGCAGAGCTGGCGCTTCGAGCCGGGCACCCCGGCGTACGGGGCTGTGTACTTCGACCCGGACGCCGACGCCTCGGGCGCCCGCCCGGGCCAGGCGGCCGGCATGCCGGCCGCCTCCCCGACGCCGGCAGCCGACATCCACCGGGTGCTCGACGCGGCCGTCAACGAGGGCCCCGTCGGCGGGTAG